One segment of Rosa chinensis cultivar Old Blush chromosome 6, RchiOBHm-V2, whole genome shotgun sequence DNA contains the following:
- the LOC112170368 gene encoding receptor protein kinase-like protein At4g34220 has protein sequence MSSNTQNLCFWWRLISLLLLLVPSLSLNSDGVFLLSFKYSILSDPLSVLESWNYEDETPCSWSGVTCTQLGSPGTIDMFRVTSLVLPNSQLLGSIAEELGMIEHLVHLDLSNNFFNGSLPKTILNASELQVLSLSNNVISGELPESIGDLKSLQLLNISDNALAGKVPQNLTSLQNLTVVSLRSNYFTGNVPTRFNSVEVLDLSSNLLNGSLPLDFGGDNLRYLNISYNKIWGKIPAEFARNISVNSTIDLSFNNLTGAIPDSQALLNQKTEQFAGNGELCGKPLKNLCAIPSTLSTPPNVTSSSPAIAAIPKTLDSPESNPSGAPNSTQNKTQTGLKPVTITGIVVGDLAGIAIVGLVILYVYQVRKKSKNNPTSTSSDPEKKPDIVTKIDPAATKPSSWSCLTIKGEETSEATSSDSDHDEKPNHETGVVHSQNSENSQKRGVLITVDGEPELELETLLKASAYVLGASGPSIVYKAVLEDKTALAVRRIGESVVEKMRDFENQVRAIAKMRHPNLVRVRGFYWGEDEKLVIYDYVSNGSLAGTINRKAGSSPYHLPLEVRLKIAKGIARGLSYIHEKKNVHGNIKPSNILLNSDFDPVISDFGLDKLMLGGMISQKGSGSARGYFGSLKSAGAREGINEMLPPVTGSPIATSSSAGGALSPYHAPESLKNLKPNPRWDVYSFGIVLLELLTGRVFTERELADQWTAASLMGEKNRVLVMVDVAIRAEVEGREDALQACLKLGFSCASFVPQKRPTMKEALQVLEKSIFSN, from the exons ATGAGCTCCAATACCCAAAATCTCTGTTTCTGGTGGAGGCTcatctcccttttacttcttctAGTACCCTCGTTGTCTCTAAACTCAGATGGggttttcttgctttctttcAAGTACTCCATTCTCAGTGATCCACTTTCAGTCTTGGAAAGCTGGAACTATGAGGATGAAACACCTTGTTCATGGAGTGGAGTCACTTGCACCCAACTAGGAAGCCCAGGAACCATTGACATGTTCAGAGTCACAAGCTTGGTCCTCCCAAACAGTCAGCTTCTGGGTTCTATAGCTGAAGAGTTGGGAATGATTGAACACCTCGTCCATCTTGATCTTTCCAACAATTTCTTCAATGGGTCTCTGCCTAAAACCATTCTCAACGCCTCTGAACTTCAGGTGCTTTCTCTCTCAAACAATGTCATCTCCGGTGAGCTTCCTGAGTCCATCGGTGATCTCAAAAGCCTTCAGCTTCTCAACATTTCTGACAATgctttggccggaaaagtcccTCAAAATCTCACTTCTCTGCAAAACCTCACAGTGGTTTCTTTGAGAAGCAACTACTTCACTGGTAATGTCCCAACCAGGTTTAATTCCGTTGAGGTTTTAGATCTCTCTTCAAATCTACTCAATGGCTCTCTGCCTCTTGATTTTGGTGGAGACAATCTGCGGTACTTAAACATCTCTTACAACAAGATTTGGGGGAAAATACCAGCAGAGTTTGCCAGGAATATTTCAGTGAATTCAACCATTGATCTCTCCTTCAACAACTTAACCGGAGCAATCCCGGATTCGCAAGCTTTGCTCAACCAGAAAACAGAGCAGTTTGCAGGAAATGGTGAGCTTTGTGGCAAACCGTTGAAGAATCTTTGCGCAATTCCTTCGACTCTGTCTACTCCACCGAATGTGACTTCATCTTCTCCGGCTATTGCAGCCATTCCCAAAACACTCGACTCACCAGAATCAAACCCTTCTGGCGCACCAAATAGTACTCAGAACAAAACCCAAACCGGGCTAAAACCGGTCACAATCACCGGAATAGTAGTCGGAGACTTAGCCGGAATAGCCATCGTTGGGCTGGTCATCCTTTACGTCTACCAAGTCAGGAAGAAATCAAAGAACAATCCAACTTCCACTTCATCAGACCCAGAGAAGAAACCAGACATTGTCACTAAAATCGatccagctgcaacaaaaccatCCTCATGGTCATGCCTCACCATCAAAGGTGAAGAGACCTCGGAAGCAACGAGCTCAGACAGCGACCACGACGAGAAGCCAAACCATGAAACAGGGGTTGTGCATAGTCAAAACAGCGAAAACTCTCAAAAGCGTGGTGTGCTTATAACCGTGGACGGCGAACCAGAGCTTGAGCTCGAGACGTTGCTGAAGGCCTCGGCGTACGTGTTGGGTGCGAGTGGTCCGAGCATTGTGTACAAGGCGGTGCTGGAAGACAAGACGGCGCTTGCGGTGAGGAGGATCGGAGAGAGTGTGGTGGAGAAGATGAGGGATTTCGAGAACCAAGTGAGGGCCATTGCGAAGATGAGGCACCCAAATTTGGTGAGAGTTCGTGGGTTTTATTGGGGAGAAGATGAGAAGCTTGTGATATATGACTATGTCTCCAATGGCAGTCTCGCCGGAACCATTAACA GAAAAGCAGGTTCATCTCCTTACCATCTGCCTTTAGAAGTTCGGTTGAAGATAGCGAAAGGCATTGCCCGGGGGCTAAGCTACATCCACGAGAAGAAAAACGTGCATGGAAATATAAAACCAAGCAACATTCTTCTAAACTCCGATTTCGACCCTGTAATCAGCGATTTCGGCCTTGACAAGCTAATGTTAGGTGGCATGATCAGTCAAAAAGGTAGCGGTTCTGCCCGAGGGTATTTCGGAAGCCTAAAGTCCGCGGGGGCTCGCGAAGGTATTAATGAAATGCTACCGCCTGTTACCGGCAGCCCCATCGCCACATCCTCCTCCGCGGGAGGAGCATTGTCGCCTTATCATGCCCCGGAGTCCTTGAAGAACTTGAAGCCGAACCCCAGGTGGGACGTGTACTCTTTTGGCATAGTTTTGCTAGAGCTTCTCACGGGTAGGGTATTTACGGAAAGGGAGCTGGCGGACCAGTGGACCGCCGCTTCACTGATGGGGGAGAAGAACCGGGTTTTGGTAATGGTCGATGTGGCGATTAGGGCTGAGGTGGAGGGCAGGGAAGAtgccttgcaggcttgtttgaaGCTAGGGTTTAGTTGTGCTAGTTTTGTTCCGCAGAAAAGACCAACCATGAAAGAAGCCCTCCAGGTGCTAGAAAAAAGTATTTTTTCAAACTAA